A genomic region of Methanobacterium sp. SMA-27 contains the following coding sequences:
- the thiL gene encoding thiamine-phosphate kinase — MPSKISDLGEKLLIKRLLSKSKNPRLNSLFLDENSIKSLSDDAALLNLGENYLVACSDMLIQSTHFPKEMSPYQIGKKIVTVNVSDLAAMGAETIGIIVSMGLPKNMLLTDFDDLVDGVLDNCNKYGMALIGGDTNESSELTLSGTCLGIVGKKNVMMKNGTHPGDIVAVTGPLGLAAAGFKVLLNPFHNKNPLEEDTKNLVIKHALEPEAKMKEGIILAKSNSISSATDITDGLLSELGELIDANENEIGFIISMKDLPIPKEVFDIANITGSDPLDMATAYGEDFELLLTVPPNLFNDLKTKLSIYKIGLVDSSGKIKMIDKEGNTNIITPRGYEHLK; from the coding sequence ATGCCCTCTAAAATTTCTGATCTCGGGGAAAAACTTCTCATAAAAAGACTTTTGTCAAAGAGCAAGAATCCTCGATTAAATTCTCTTTTTTTAGATGAAAATTCAATTAAAAGCCTTTCTGACGATGCTGCACTCCTAAATCTTGGAGAAAATTATTTAGTAGCATGTTCCGACATGTTAATACAATCTACACATTTCCCCAAGGAAATGAGCCCCTATCAGATTGGTAAAAAAATAGTAACAGTTAATGTAAGTGACTTAGCAGCCATGGGTGCAGAAACTATTGGAATAATCGTTTCAATGGGACTTCCAAAAAACATGCTACTCACTGATTTTGATGATCTTGTTGATGGAGTTCTTGATAACTGTAATAAATATGGTATGGCCCTTATAGGTGGTGACACTAATGAATCATCTGAATTAACACTTTCTGGTACTTGTCTCGGAATTGTAGGAAAGAAAAACGTTATGATGAAAAATGGAACACATCCGGGAGATATTGTTGCAGTCACAGGACCACTTGGCCTTGCAGCTGCAGGATTTAAAGTGCTTCTTAATCCATTCCATAATAAAAACCCTCTTGAAGAGGATACTAAAAATTTAGTAATAAAACATGCGCTTGAACCTGAAGCAAAAATGAAAGAAGGAATTATTCTTGCAAAATCCAATTCAATAAGTTCTGCAACTGACATAACTGATGGCCTTCTCAGTGAATTGGGAGAATTGATCGATGCAAATGAGAATGAAATTGGATTTATAATTTCCATGAAAGATCTTCCCATACCAAAAGAAGTCTTTGATATTGCCAATATAACTGGTAGTGACCCTTTGGATATGGCTACTGCATATGGTGAAGATTTCGAACTCCTACTAACAGTACCCCCAAATCTTTTTAATGATTTAAAAACCAAATTGTCTATTTATAAAATTGGATTAGTTGATTCTTCCGGCAAGATCAAAATGATAGATAAGGAAGGAAATACAAACATAATAACACCTAGGGGTTACGAACATCTGAAGTAA
- the amrS gene encoding AmmeMemoRadiSam system radical SAM enzyme yields MKKEAILYDKMGKSLNCKVCERRCLISDGKRGFCDMRESIDGKLFTLNYAAASSVAIDPIEKKPLFHFYPGSTVLSLGSIGCNFRCKHCQNWNISQAELEDISLREILPEDAVKLAKEYKCKSIAWTYNEPTMWLEYTIDSAKLAKKEGLKTVYVTNGYMTKESLGMIGPYLDAANVDLKGMSEQFYNELCDAKMQPVLDNIKRIYDKKIHLEITNLMIPGYNDSEKHIKALVNFMVEEIGVEVPLHFTRFFPYYKLKNIPPTAVADLEKAHKIATDAGMKYVYIGNVPSGTGENTYCYSCGELLVERNGYQIMEDDLKKEKKCPSCGAGIDIVTE; encoded by the coding sequence TTGAAAAAAGAAGCTATTTTATACGACAAAATGGGTAAATCATTGAACTGTAAAGTTTGTGAAAGAAGATGTTTAATTTCCGACGGTAAACGAGGTTTCTGTGACATGCGTGAAAGTATTGACGGAAAATTGTTTACCTTGAATTATGCAGCTGCTTCTTCGGTAGCTATTGACCCTATAGAAAAGAAACCTTTATTCCATTTCTATCCCGGTTCAACTGTATTATCACTTGGATCTATTGGATGCAACTTCAGATGCAAACACTGCCAAAACTGGAACATTTCCCAAGCAGAACTTGAAGATATTTCACTTCGTGAAATACTGCCTGAAGACGCTGTGAAACTTGCAAAGGAATATAAATGTAAATCCATTGCTTGGACCTACAACGAACCAACAATGTGGTTAGAATATACTATTGACTCTGCTAAACTTGCAAAAAAAGAAGGATTAAAGACAGTTTATGTTACCAACGGGTATATGACCAAAGAATCTCTTGGAATGATTGGTCCCTATCTTGATGCAGCAAATGTAGACTTGAAAGGAATGTCCGAACAATTTTATAATGAATTATGTGATGCAAAAATGCAACCCGTACTTGATAATATAAAAAGAATCTATGATAAAAAAATTCATTTGGAAATAACTAATCTGATGATACCAGGATATAATGATTCAGAAAAACATATTAAAGCCCTTGTGAATTTTATGGTAGAAGAAATAGGTGTTGAAGTACCTTTACATTTTACAAGATTCTTTCCCTACTATAAACTAAAAAACATCCCTCCAACAGCAGTTGCAGACCTTGAAAAAGCCCATAAAATCGCTACAGATGCAGGTATGAAATATGTGTATATAGGTAATGTACCTTCCGGTACTGGGGAAAATACATACTGTTATAGCTGTGGAGAACTTCTTGTTGAGAGAAATGGTTATCAGATTATGGAAGATGATCTTAAAAAGGAAAAAAAATGTCCTTCATGCGGTGCAGGCATTGATATTGTAACAGAATAG
- a CDS encoding UbiD family decarboxylase: MRDFLKAIENDFKVINVENEISTKYEVSKFLKQHDKEVVIFKNIKESEMGIISGICNTREKIARSISVTVPQITSRIVEATENPTPIEKVETTTKNFQVSMDADLTKLPVPTYYRKDGGAYLTAGVIIAKDPVTGVRNASIHRMLVNGTDMLGVRIVPRNLYTYYKKAEEFEKPLEIAIAIGMHPATLLASCTSIPITSDELEVANTFHNGELKLIKCDTVDIEVPDCEILLEGQILPHERAPEGPFVDLTDTYDVIRQEPIIKLSKMHYKNNPLYHAIMPAGNEHKLLQGLPQEPRIYKAVQNTVPTVRNVVLTEGGCCWLHAAISIQKQTPGDGKNVIMAALAAHPSLKHCVVVDEDIDIFNGADIEYAIATRVKGDEDILIVPGARGSSLDPRATPDGTTTKVGVDATKLLDKKEKFERVSKMLD, encoded by the coding sequence ATGAGAGATTTTTTAAAGGCCATTGAAAATGATTTTAAGGTTATAAATGTTGAAAATGAAATATCAACTAAATATGAAGTTTCTAAATTCTTAAAGCAACACGATAAAGAAGTTGTGATTTTCAAGAATATTAAAGAAAGTGAAATGGGAATAATATCTGGTATCTGTAACACAAGAGAAAAAATTGCACGTTCCATATCGGTAACAGTGCCTCAGATCACTTCTAGGATAGTTGAAGCAACTGAAAATCCAACTCCTATTGAGAAGGTAGAGACCACAACAAAAAATTTTCAGGTATCTATGGATGCAGATCTCACCAAATTACCCGTACCAACCTACTACCGAAAGGATGGTGGAGCATATTTAACAGCAGGTGTTATAATAGCTAAAGATCCTGTAACAGGAGTTAGGAATGCATCAATTCATAGAATGCTAGTGAATGGTACTGATATGTTGGGAGTTAGAATTGTTCCAAGAAACCTCTATACCTATTACAAAAAGGCAGAAGAATTCGAAAAACCTCTAGAAATTGCAATTGCAATAGGAATGCATCCTGCAACTCTACTTGCATCTTGTACATCTATCCCAATTACATCTGATGAATTAGAGGTTGCAAACACGTTTCATAATGGTGAATTGAAACTTATAAAATGTGATACTGTTGATATAGAGGTCCCTGATTGTGAGATACTTCTTGAAGGCCAAATACTACCTCATGAACGTGCTCCAGAAGGGCCTTTTGTTGATCTTACAGATACTTATGATGTTATTAGACAAGAACCAATTATAAAGCTTTCAAAAATGCATTATAAAAATAATCCACTCTATCATGCCATAATGCCTGCTGGAAATGAACATAAACTACTTCAGGGATTACCTCAGGAACCCCGGATATATAAAGCAGTCCAAAATACTGTGCCCACAGTTAGAAATGTTGTTTTGACCGAGGGAGGTTGTTGTTGGTTACATGCAGCAATATCTATCCAAAAACAAACGCCTGGAGACGGTAAAAATGTTATAATGGCTGCTCTGGCAGCACATCCTTCGTTGAAACATTGTGTAGTTGTTGATGAAGATATAGATATCTTCAATGGTGCTGATATTGAATATGCAATTGCAACAAGAGTTAAAGGGGATGAAGATATCTTAATTGTTCCTGGTGCTAGAGGATCATCTCTTGATCCTCGTGCAACTCCAGATGGTACTACAACAAAAGTAGGTGTTGACGCAACTAAATTATTGGATAAAAAAGAGAAATTTGAAAGGGTCAGTAAGATGTTGGATTAA
- the purE gene encoding 5-(carboxyamino)imidazole ribonucleotide mutase — MEPKVMIILGSASDFNVAEKSINILEILGISYDVRVASAHRTHEKVKKIVEESTANGVEVFIGIAGLSAHLPGIIAANTHKPVVGVPVSVKLGGLDALFATVQMPVGAPVATVGIDRGENGAILAAQMVGIHDVHVRTKLSKMRREFFFKIKKDEEKLAEKLTGKYYSRHSFEIDELEGSNEYNLEDYDDPKYPDVAVIAGSYSDIKVAKKTTMFLDKMRIIYDSTVISPIRHPKKFESYMEETKAVKLYIAISGLSAHVTGAVVAFTEKPVIGVPCAKRLDGIDALLSMVNMPPGVPVATLGIDSGGNAALLAAEMLALGDLNVKQELLQFKGNMNCQ; from the coding sequence ATGGAACCAAAAGTCATGATAATATTGGGAAGTGCATCAGATTTTAATGTGGCAGAGAAGTCAATTAATATACTGGAAATCCTAGGTATTTCCTACGATGTAAGAGTTGCATCTGCACACAGAACTCATGAAAAGGTAAAAAAGATCGTAGAAGAATCCACTGCAAATGGTGTTGAAGTTTTTATTGGAATAGCTGGACTTTCAGCCCACTTGCCTGGAATAATAGCTGCAAACACGCACAAACCGGTAGTAGGAGTCCCTGTTTCTGTTAAACTTGGAGGGCTTGATGCACTTTTTGCTACAGTACAAATGCCAGTTGGTGCTCCAGTTGCAACGGTCGGTATTGATCGAGGCGAAAATGGGGCTATATTAGCTGCCCAGATGGTTGGTATACACGATGTACATGTAAGAACAAAACTATCAAAAATGAGAAGAGAATTTTTCTTCAAGATAAAGAAAGATGAAGAAAAGCTAGCTGAAAAATTAACAGGGAAATATTATTCGAGACATTCATTTGAAATTGACGAACTGGAAGGATCTAATGAATACAATCTTGAGGATTACGATGATCCAAAATATCCGGATGTTGCTGTTATAGCAGGAAGCTACTCAGATATAAAAGTTGCAAAAAAAACAACCATGTTCCTAGATAAAATGAGAATTATCTATGATTCAACTGTAATATCTCCAATAAGACATCCTAAAAAATTTGAAAGTTACATGGAAGAAACTAAGGCTGTTAAATTATACATAGCCATTTCAGGACTTTCAGCACATGTTACTGGAGCAGTAGTGGCCTTCACTGAAAAACCCGTAATTGGAGTTCCGTGTGCAAAAAGACTTGATGGAATAGATGCACTGCTTTCAATGGTGAATATGCCTCCTGGTGTACCTGTTGCTACTCTTGGAATTGATTCTGGCGGTAATGCAGCTTTACTTGCGGCAGAAATGCTTGCTTTAGGAGATTTAAATGTAAAACAAGAATTATTACAATTTAAGGGGAATATGAACTGTCAATAA